The Erythrobacter sp. Alg231-14 genome has a segment encoding these proteins:
- the hslU gene encoding ATP-dependent protease ATPase subunit HslU, whose amino-acid sequence MTDTSTPNALTPKQIVAALDDHIIGQKDAKRAVAVALRNRWRRQRLGADLRDEVTPKNILMIGPTGCGKTEISRRLAKLAEAPFVKIEATKFTEVGYVGRDVEQIARDLVEEAIRLEKERRREAVRETASEAAMERLLNALCGDSASEATRASFRERIVQNAMNEVEVEIEVSDSPNVPFDMGNMGGNMQMIDLSDMMGKAFGKAKSKKQKLRVPEAWDKLVDEEADKRLDDEDVARVALSNAETNGIVFLDEIDKIAVSDVRGGSVSREGVQRDLLPLIEGTTVSTKYGPMKTDHVLFIGSGAFHLSKPSDMLPELQGRLPIRVELRALTQEDFVRILSETRANLVEQYRALIATENVTLDIKDDAVEEVASIAARVNEGVENIGARRLQTVMEKLLEEISFEAEDHGGETITIDAVYVRDRLGDLAGNTDLSKYIL is encoded by the coding sequence ATGACTGATACCTCCACTCCCAATGCGCTGACGCCGAAGCAAATCGTCGCGGCTCTTGATGATCACATTATCGGCCAAAAGGATGCAAAACGCGCGGTCGCCGTCGCCTTGCGCAATCGGTGGCGGCGTCAACGCCTCGGCGCGGATTTGCGCGATGAGGTGACGCCAAAGAACATCTTGATGATTGGCCCTACCGGTTGCGGCAAGACAGAGATTAGTCGCCGTCTTGCGAAATTGGCCGAGGCACCGTTTGTCAAAATCGAAGCGACCAAATTCACAGAAGTGGGATATGTTGGCCGCGACGTAGAACAAATCGCGCGTGACCTCGTCGAAGAGGCGATCCGGTTGGAAAAAGAGCGTCGGCGTGAGGCAGTCCGCGAAACCGCGTCCGAGGCGGCGATGGAGCGTCTGCTCAACGCATTGTGTGGTGACAGCGCATCCGAAGCGACCCGCGCCAGTTTCCGCGAACGGATCGTGCAAAACGCGATGAATGAAGTTGAAGTCGAAATCGAGGTTTCGGATTCGCCCAATGTGCCATTTGATATGGGTAACATGGGCGGCAATATGCAGATGATCGACTTGTCTGACATGATGGGCAAGGCATTCGGCAAAGCGAAAAGCAAAAAACAAAAACTGCGCGTGCCCGAAGCGTGGGATAAATTGGTCGATGAAGAGGCGGACAAACGTCTCGACGACGAAGACGTAGCACGCGTCGCTCTTTCGAATGCGGAAACTAACGGCATCGTTTTCCTTGATGAAATTGATAAGATCGCTGTTTCCGATGTGCGCGGCGGCAGTGTTAGCCGCGAAGGCGTTCAGCGCGACCTGCTCCCCTTGATCGAAGGGACCACGGTTTCGACCAAATACGGCCCCATGAAAACAGACCATGTCCTGTTCATTGGATCGGGTGCGTTTCACCTTTCCAAACCGTCTGATATGCTCCCCGAATTGCAGGGGCGTTTGCCAATTCGCGTGGAATTGCGTGCGTTGACGCAGGAGGATTTCGTGCGGATTCTCTCCGAAACACGCGCCAATCTGGTTGAACAATATCGCGCTCTAATTGCGACAGAGAACGTGACGCTCGACATCAAAGACGACGCGGTAGAGGAAGTGGCAAGCATTGCTGCGCGCGTGAATGAAGGTGTTGAAAATATCGGCGCCCGACGGCTTCAGACTGTGATGGAAAAGCTGCTCGAAGAAATCAGCTTCGAAGCCGAGGATCATGGCGGCGAAACGATCACGATTGATGCCGTTTATGTGCGCGATCGGTTGGGTGATTTGGCGGGCAACACCGATCTGTCGAAGTACATCCTCTAA
- the hslV gene encoding ATP-dependent protease subunit HslV: MTDAHSTSHSSHGLIQWHGTTIIGVKRGDQTVIAGDGQVSMGNTVMKPNARKVRRIGDGGKVIAGFAGATADAFTLFERLERKLEQYSGQLLRASVELAKDWRTDKYLRNLEALMIVADDECLLVLTGNGDVLEPEGGIAAIGSGGNYALAAARALSDYEEDAEQIARKAMAVAADICVFTNGNLTVETV, from the coding sequence ATGACAGACGCACATTCCACCTCCCATTCGAGCCACGGTCTAATCCAGTGGCACGGCACCACAATTATTGGCGTGAAGCGCGGCGATCAGACGGTGATCGCGGGCGATGGTCAGGTGTCGATGGGCAACACCGTGATGAAACCCAATGCCCGTAAGGTACGCCGGATCGGCGATGGCGGCAAAGTCATCGCAGGTTTCGCAGGCGCGACCGCCGATGCGTTCACATTGTTTGAGCGTTTGGAGCGGAAGTTGGAGCAATATTCCGGACAATTGCTGCGTGCATCGGTGGAATTGGCCAAGGATTGGCGCACGGATAAATATCTACGCAATCTCGAAGCTTTGATGATCGTGGCCGACGATGAATGTTTGTTGGTCCTTACCGGAAATGGCGATGTCCTTGAGCCGGAAGGCGGCATTGCCGCGATCGGATCGGGCGGGAATTACGCGCTCGCCGCAGCACGAGCATTGTCCGATTACGAAGAAGACGCAGAGCAGATTGCGCGCAAGGCTATGGCCGTTGCTGCCGACATCTGTGTCTTCACCAACGGCAATCTGACCGTTGAAACCGTTTGA
- a CDS encoding outer membrane protein assembly factor BamE, with product MLGCVVIALGACSSIRESRGFINDPVLTRSVQPGIDNIRSVEGTLGRPTFASQYGNPTWYYISSTTGRRPFVRPRIDSHSVLAVRFDAAGNVASVDRSGIDEVTYLQPDGDMTPTLGRERSFLEDLFGNIGQVGAGGPGAGPGGP from the coding sequence GTGCTTGGATGCGTTGTAATCGCATTGGGTGCGTGTTCTTCGATCCGCGAATCGCGCGGATTTATCAACGATCCCGTTTTGACGCGCTCGGTCCAACCGGGGATCGACAATATCCGTTCGGTCGAAGGTACATTGGGACGGCCAACATTTGCCAGCCAATACGGCAATCCCACTTGGTATTACATTTCCAGCACTACGGGCCGTCGTCCGTTTGTGCGCCCGCGTATTGATTCGCACTCCGTTTTGGCGGTTCGTTTTGATGCTGCGGGCAATGTCGCATCGGTTGATCGCTCCGGTATCGATGAAGTAACGTATCTTCAGCCCGATGGCGACATGACGCCGACTTTGGGCCGTGAGCGTAGCTTCCTCGAAGATCTGTTCGGCAATATCGGTCAGGTCGGAGCAGGCGGACCGGGCGCAGGGCCGGGCGGTCCATAA
- a CDS encoding ubiquinol-cytochrome C chaperone family protein → MSFLSRLLGTAPDPREAVRPLWHRVVELAREPSFYADCNVSDTVGGRFDLITAVLCTVMVRVEASEKRAQSALLAELFVEDMDGQLREFGVNDVVVGKRIGKLMSVLGGRLGAYRGALVDKDRDKLIAAVSRNVTFSEGTDDAIAAPKVADKLLALSERLAGFDDEKVLKANEIW, encoded by the coding sequence ATGTCGTTTCTCTCCCGCCTCTTAGGCACCGCCCCTGACCCACGCGAAGCGGTGCGACCGCTTTGGCACCGTGTCGTCGAATTGGCGCGTGAACCGTCATTTTACGCCGATTGCAACGTATCGGACACCGTTGGTGGGCGGTTTGATTTGATCACGGCGGTGTTGTGCACGGTGATGGTGCGGGTCGAAGCCAGTGAAAAACGGGCTCAAAGCGCGCTATTGGCGGAACTGTTTGTTGAAGACATGGACGGACAATTGCGCGAATTCGGCGTCAACGATGTTGTCGTGGGCAAACGTATCGGCAAATTGATGAGCGTTTTGGGCGGCCGGCTCGGCGCGTATCGGGGAGCATTGGTCGACAAAGATCGCGACAAATTGATCGCAGCGGTATCGCGCAATGTCACTTTCAGCGAAGGCACCGATGATGCAATCGCAGCGCCAAAGGTTGCAGATAAATTGCTCGCCTTGTCTGAACGTCTCGCCGGTTTTGATGACGAAAAAGTTTTGAAAGCGAACGAGATATGGTGA
- a CDS encoding YceD family protein has translation MVSEPSLSPEFSPELSRRIKVKGLPGDTVVVEADADERAALAARFALPSVDQLRAEVALEQRGSSIRATGTLRAAVLQTCAISGEDFPVTVNEALDLRFIEEGAVDPAHTEDGEIEVELDAEDCDEIDYSGDAFDLGEAVAQTLGLAIDPFAEGPEADAARKKAGIVGEGEQDGPMAEMLKGLTKS, from the coding sequence ATGGTGAGCGAACCAAGCCTCTCCCCCGAATTTTCGCCGGAATTATCCAGACGAATTAAAGTCAAAGGGCTTCCCGGCGACACAGTCGTCGTCGAAGCGGATGCAGATGAGCGTGCCGCCTTGGCCGCGCGTTTTGCCCTGCCCAGCGTTGATCAATTGCGCGCAGAAGTTGCCCTGGAACAGCGTGGCTCTTCTATTCGCGCAACCGGGACATTGCGCGCCGCGGTTCTTCAAACCTGCGCCATTTCGGGCGAGGATTTCCCAGTGACCGTCAATGAAGCGCTGGACCTCCGCTTTATTGAGGAAGGTGCCGTGGATCCCGCCCATACCGAGGATGGAGAGATCGAGGTTGAGTTGGACGCAGAGGATTGCGACGAAATCGATTATTCCGGCGACGCCTTTGATTTGGGAGAAGCGGTTGCTCAGACATTGGGCCTAGCCATCGATCCCTTTGCCGAAGGTCCAGAAGCCGACGCCGCGCGCAAAAAGGCCGGGATTGTCGGCGAAGGCGAACAAGACGGTCCGATGGCTGAAATGCTCAAGGGGCTAACTAAAAGCTGA
- the ssb gene encoding single-stranded DNA-binding protein — MAGSLNKVMLIGNLGADPEIRSFQNGGRVANLRIATSENWKDKNTGERREKTEWHTVAIFSDGLVNVVERYLKKGSKVFVEGKLQTRKWQDQSGNDRYSTEVVIQGLGGTLTMLDGRGEGGGGGGSGGYGGGNQGGGQGGGGGGWNQGGGGSGSGNGGGSGGGFGGGGHDDLDDDIPF, encoded by the coding sequence ATGGCGGGCTCGCTTAATAAGGTCATGTTGATCGGCAATCTTGGGGCGGATCCTGAAATCCGCTCGTTCCAAAATGGTGGCCGCGTTGCCAATCTGCGCATCGCGACCAGCGAAAATTGGAAAGATAAGAACACCGGTGAACGCCGCGAGAAAACCGAATGGCACACGGTTGCGATTTTCTCTGATGGGCTCGTCAATGTTGTCGAACGCTACCTAAAAAAGGGCAGCAAAGTCTTTGTCGAAGGCAAACTGCAGACCCGCAAATGGCAAGATCAAAGCGGCAATGATCGCTACTCCACCGAAGTGGTAATCCAAGGTCTCGGTGGGACGCTTACTATGCTCGACGGTCGCGGCGAAGGCGGCGGTGGCGGCGGCTCCGGTGGTTATGGCGGCGGCAATCAAGGCGGCGGCCAAGGCGGGGGTGGCGGCGGCTGGAACCAAGGCGGCGGCGGCTCAGGCAGCGGTAATGGTGGCGGTTCGGGCGGCGGATTTGGTGGCGGCGGTCACGATGATTTGGATGACGACATCCCGTTTTGA
- a CDS encoding COQ9 family protein has translation MTDTTPDFADMTLDELRIALAPDIAASAIFDGWNETALIAAAEMAGADPDIAKLAFPDGGLGASRAMDMIEAWITSVDMAMEAEWPQERLAELKIRERIRVLVAFRLDAVEHIDEAVRRAMAIMAMPQNASRSMHLGWRSADIMWRLAGDTATDYNHYTKRAILAGIYSATLAVFVNDDSEGKAKSHEFLGRRIDGVMKFEKFKHQLTSGEREMPSLTRFLGRLRYPSR, from the coding sequence ATGACCGACACAACCCCAGATTTCGCTGATATGACATTGGATGAGCTGCGCATTGCGTTGGCTCCTGATATTGCGGCATCGGCAATTTTTGACGGTTGGAATGAAACCGCGTTGATCGCGGCGGCCGAAATGGCAGGCGCGGATCCAGACATTGCGAAACTTGCCTTTCCCGATGGCGGGTTGGGGGCCAGCCGCGCCATGGATATGATTGAAGCGTGGATCACATCGGTCGACATGGCGATGGAAGCGGAATGGCCGCAAGAACGCCTCGCTGAACTAAAGATTCGTGAACGAATTCGCGTGCTGGTTGCGTTCCGGTTGGATGCTGTGGAACACATTGATGAAGCGGTGCGCCGTGCAATGGCGATTATGGCTATGCCGCAAAACGCCTCACGTTCCATGCATCTTGGTTGGCGCTCGGCAGATATTATGTGGCGGTTGGCCGGCGACACGGCGACCGATTACAATCATTATACCAAACGCGCGATTTTGGCTGGGATCTATTCCGCAACGCTCGCGGTTTTCGTCAATGATGACAGCGAAGGGAAGGCAAAGAGCCACGAATTCCTTGGCCGGCGTATTGATGGTGTGATGAAGTTTGAGAAATTCAAACATCAGTTGACCAGCGGAGAGCGGGAAATGCCCAGCCTGACGCGGTTCCTTGGGCGTTTGCGCTACCCCTCGCGGTAA
- a CDS encoding ankyrin repeat domain-containing protein, with protein MALNLIRKLGANSGVTSAVFASLFAFAAISPAAAQLYSEGYEFLEAIKDRDGDVATEMLNVPGTQIVNTRDITTGDTGLHVVTARRDTLWVRFLLQRGANPNIRNNEGVTPLQLATRMGFIEGVEELLKKGAMVNVADSQGETPLIAAVHQRNVALIRQLLSEGADPDRNDNSGRSARDYLGLMSGNSLMVREFEEADAARQGSGTQEQYGPSF; from the coding sequence GTGGCGTTAAATCTCATCCGCAAATTAGGGGCGAATTCTGGCGTTACCAGTGCGGTCTTTGCGTCGCTGTTTGCATTTGCTGCGATCTCTCCCGCTGCGGCACAATTGTATTCCGAAGGCTACGAATTCCTCGAAGCGATTAAAGACCGCGATGGCGACGTCGCGACCGAGATGTTGAATGTGCCCGGCACACAGATCGTCAACACGCGCGACATCACGACCGGCGACACCGGTTTGCATGTTGTAACCGCGCGGCGCGATACATTGTGGGTTCGGTTCCTGCTGCAACGCGGTGCCAATCCAAACATCCGCAACAACGAGGGCGTTACGCCGCTCCAACTGGCAACCCGGATGGGTTTCATCGAAGGGGTCGAAGAGCTTTTGAAAAAGGGCGCGATGGTCAATGTGGCCGATAGTCAGGGCGAAACGCCTTTGATTGCGGCGGTCCATCAACGCAATGTTGCATTGATCCGGCAATTGTTGAGCGAGGGGGCCGACCCTGATCGCAACGACAATTCGGGCCGGTCGGCGCGCGACTATCTCGGATTGATGAGCGGCAATTCATTGATGGTGCGCGAATTCGAAGAAGCCGACGCCGCGCGCCAAGGTTCTGGAACGCAAGAGCAATACGGGCCCTCTTTCTAA
- a CDS encoding SCO family protein gives MNIRAIPKPFLTLFALPAAMLASGCGTGNDYPVEPPLEGATIGGEFELSNSAGEPVRWADFDGQYRIVYFGFAYCPDICPTDMQRMAQGLNTFAESEPELAAKIQPIFITIDPERDTGEVLEQFTSAFSDRIIGLRGTKEQTEAAAKTFAVAYSRGEDTPGGGYLMNHSTIVYLFDPEGKPLATLPTDQGADAVAAELDLWVR, from the coding sequence ATGAACATCCGCGCCATTCCAAAGCCTTTCCTCACCCTTTTTGCTCTTCCTGCCGCGATGTTGGCGTCGGGTTGCGGCACCGGAAACGACTATCCCGTCGAACCGCCGCTTGAAGGGGCTACAATCGGCGGTGAATTTGAATTGTCGAACAGCGCGGGCGAACCTGTCCGCTGGGCCGACTTTGATGGGCAATATCGAATTGTCTATTTCGGGTTTGCCTATTGCCCCGACATTTGCCCCACAGACATGCAACGCATGGCGCAAGGATTGAACACTTTCGCAGAAAGTGAGCCAGAATTGGCAGCCAAGATCCAACCGATCTTCATCACCATCGATCCTGAACGCGATACAGGCGAAGTTCTAGAACAATTCACCAGCGCATTTTCGGATCGCATCATTGGCCTGCGCGGAACTAAGGAGCAAACCGAAGCCGCTGCCAAAACATTCGCGGTTGCCTATTCCCGCGGTGAAGACACGCCGGGAGGCGGGTATCTGATGAACCACTCCACCATCGTCTACCTCTTCGATCCAGAAGGGAAACCGCTTGCGACGCTGCCCACCGATCAGGGTGCCGATGCAGTCGCCGCGGAACTCGACCTTTGGGTCCGTTGA
- a CDS encoding YcgN family cysteine cluster protein, protein MSELRDQFWEMPLASLTRAEWEGLCDGCGRCCLHKIEDADTGAIADTNVACKLLDCETAQCSDYRNRKAFVPDCLRLTLAIVEDVPWLPTTCAYRRRAEGRSLPSWHYLISGDREAVKRAGVSVAGRVISEVDAGPLEHHIIEWASPNVAANAPVGFAVDEEAGE, encoded by the coding sequence GTGAGCGAATTGCGGGATCAGTTTTGGGAGATGCCCCTCGCCTCGCTCACCCGCGCTGAATGGGAGGGGTTGTGCGATGGGTGTGGCCGATGTTGCCTGCACAAAATCGAAGACGCCGACACCGGCGCCATCGCCGACACCAATGTGGCGTGCAAATTGCTGGATTGTGAAACGGCGCAATGTTCCGATTATCGCAACCGCAAGGCGTTCGTGCCCGATTGCCTTCGGTTGACGCTGGCGATCGTGGAGGACGTGCCTTGGTTACCGACCACTTGCGCCTATCGGCGTAGAGCCGAAGGACGATCCCTGCCCAGTTGGCATTATTTGATCAGCGGCGATCGTGAAGCGGTTAAGCGCGCCGGAGTTTCGGTTGCGGGGCGTGTCATCAGCGAAGTGGATGCAGGACCATTAGAACATCACATCATCGAATGGGCCTCACCCAACGTCGCTGCGAATGCCCCTGTTGGTTTTGCCGTGGACGAGGAGGCCGGTGAGTGA
- a CDS encoding YgjP-like metallopeptidase domain-containing protein, whose protein sequence is MIDWLKRSTFEKDADPQIELNGVPTSIVLRRHATAKRMTLRLAPDGSEVRITLPRWARTDEAVAFANARHEWLTTQHAKIPQRQILGPDSEIFYRGETRRVDWEEAAPRQPVLAGNTIRLGGALAGLETRLKRWMEREALALFEIDMVDYTANASLSPVPVALSRAQKRWGSCSEKSRIRLNWRLVQAPDFVRRSVVAHEVAHLIHFDHSPAFYALLGAIYEDDLKTADRWLKEKGRTLYTSFG, encoded by the coding sequence GTGATCGACTGGCTCAAACGATCCACTTTTGAAAAAGACGCCGATCCCCAGATAGAACTGAACGGGGTGCCCACTTCGATTGTTTTGCGCCGACATGCGACCGCAAAACGCATGACTTTGCGCTTAGCCCCCGATGGCAGTGAAGTCCGCATCACTTTACCGCGATGGGCCCGCACTGATGAAGCCGTTGCTTTTGCCAATGCTCGGCACGAATGGTTGACCACCCAACACGCCAAAATTCCCCAACGCCAAATCTTGGGCCCGGACAGCGAGATTTTCTATCGCGGCGAAACTCGGCGGGTCGATTGGGAAGAGGCCGCGCCGCGTCAGCCGGTCTTAGCCGGCAACACCATACGATTGGGCGGCGCGCTGGCCGGGCTTGAAACCCGACTAAAACGTTGGATGGAGCGTGAGGCGCTCGCTTTGTTTGAGATCGACATGGTCGACTACACGGCCAACGCGTCCTTATCCCCTGTGCCGGTCGCCCTATCGCGAGCGCAGAAACGATGGGGTTCCTGTTCAGAAAAAAGCCGCATTCGGCTGAATTGGCGATTGGTTCAGGCGCCTGATTTCGTCCGGCGGTCGGTCGTCGCTCACGAAGTCGCGCATTTGATCCATTTCGATCACAGCCCGGCCTTTTATGCGTTGTTGGGTGCCATTTACGAAGACGATTTGAAGACTGCCGACCGTTGGCTGAAAGAAAAAGGGCGGACCCTTTACACCAGTTTCGGTTGA
- a CDS encoding DUF4402 domain-containing protein, translated as MIPALTGVGAELRAQGNCPNCDLPPGCRGNGNGNGNGNGNGNGNQNRNCQRLEITIESDIDFGRVVLLGDGEARIILDLDSGQKYLVGDVDDLGGMPITGRAMITGAPFEQIVVDLPNEVAMRDPTGGNARIRDFVSDLEGFPTLDSNGQLEFNFSGTLVIDAETHASGNLRGRVPISVEYP; from the coding sequence ATGATTCCCGCTCTTACCGGGGTGGGTGCAGAGCTGCGCGCGCAAGGCAATTGCCCGAATTGCGATTTACCCCCGGGATGCCGTGGCAACGGGAATGGTAACGGAAACGGCAACGGCAACGGAAACGGAAATCAAAACCGCAACTGCCAACGGCTCGAAATCACCATCGAAAGCGACATAGACTTTGGGCGCGTGGTCCTGCTGGGAGATGGCGAGGCGCGCATTATTCTCGATCTCGACAGCGGGCAAAAATACCTTGTTGGTGACGTTGATGATTTGGGTGGAATGCCCATCACAGGTCGCGCAATGATCACCGGCGCACCGTTTGAACAAATCGTAGTCGATCTTCCCAATGAGGTTGCAATGCGCGATCCAACCGGTGGCAACGCCCGCATCCGAGACTTTGTCAGCGATTTGGAAGGGTTCCCAACGCTCGATTCCAATGGCCAGCTTGAGTTTAACTTCTCGGGCACTTTGGTGATCGATGCTGAAACCCATGCGAGTGGGAATTTGCGTGGCCGCGTGCCGATCAGCGTGGAATACCCCTAA
- the ribD gene encoding bifunctional diaminohydroxyphosphoribosylaminopyrimidine deaminase/5-amino-6-(5-phosphoribosylamino)uracil reductase RibD: MAATIRLSARAHPLSRPNPGVAAMLVKDGRVLGRGWTQTGGRPHAEAMALAGITSEQANGATLYVTLEPCAHQSDRGQACTDLVASIRPSRVVIGQLDPDPRTAGKGVHGLKKAGISVAVLNDESARESLGGYFSRANFGRPRVTLKLATSLDGCIALADGTSEWITGEVARAHVHAQRARHDAILVGGATWRSDKPRLTVRLPGLEDRSPSRILLSRGVPPDGVRVINRPAQIADLDGVLTLYVEGGAGAAASFLKEDLIDEIHLYRAPIVIGDGMRSLGDIGLSELEGAHGRWIQTERRQLGSDDFNAYLRDRK; this comes from the coding sequence ATGGCGGCTACCATCCGCCTATCCGCGCGTGCACACCCCTTGTCCCGCCCCAACCCCGGTGTTGCCGCGATGTTGGTAAAGGATGGGCGCGTTCTTGGGCGCGGTTGGACCCAGACAGGGGGGCGACCTCATGCCGAGGCAATGGCTTTGGCAGGAATTACCTCTGAACAAGCCAACGGTGCCACTCTTTATGTGACGTTGGAGCCGTGCGCTCATCAATCCGACCGTGGCCAGGCCTGCACCGATTTGGTTGCCTCCATAAGACCATCGCGCGTTGTGATAGGACAGCTCGATCCCGATCCACGCACGGCGGGCAAAGGCGTCCATGGGTTAAAGAAAGCGGGCATTTCGGTCGCTGTTTTGAATGACGAAAGCGCGCGCGAAAGTTTGGGTGGATATTTCTCCCGCGCCAATTTTGGCCGGCCGCGCGTCACGCTGAAACTGGCGACGAGCTTGGATGGGTGTATCGCCTTGGCCGATGGCACCAGCGAATGGATCACAGGCGAAGTCGCCCGCGCCCATGTCCATGCCCAACGTGCACGTCACGACGCGATCCTTGTCGGCGGTGCGACATGGCGCAGCGACAAGCCCAGATTAACTGTTCGTCTCCCGGGGTTGGAGGATCGCAGTCCTAGCCGGATCTTGTTGTCACGCGGCGTGCCGCCCGATGGGGTTCGTGTTATCAATCGGCCCGCTCAAATCGCGGATCTTGATGGCGTTCTGACCTTGTATGTAGAGGGTGGTGCCGGTGCCGCAGCGAGCTTTTTGAAAGAGGATTTGATCGACGAGATCCACTTGTACCGCGCACCGATCGTGATCGGTGATGGGATGCGCAGCCTAGGGGATATTGGGCTATCCGAATTGGAAGGCGCGCATGGCCGCTGGATACAAACCGAAAGACGCCAACTTGGCAGCGATGACTTCAACGCCTATCTGCGCGATAGAAAATAG
- a CDS encoding riboflavin synthase, with the protein MFTGIVTAIGTIKHSDQRGDLRLRIAAPLDAARIDIGASIACSGVCLTVVDKGTAEGEAWFDVDVSAESVSRTRPDMWAQGERLNIEPSLRMGDELGGHIVTGHVDSIGEVVLSERSGDSWKVAIRARAEMAPFIAEKGSITVDGVSLTVNDVRDRPDGACDFLLNIIPHTGEVTTLGRLTEGANVNLEIDVLARYLKRMQSLAAAN; encoded by the coding sequence ATGTTCACCGGGATCGTAACCGCCATCGGCACAATCAAACACAGCGATCAGCGCGGCGATTTGCGGCTGCGCATTGCTGCACCCTTGGATGCGGCGCGCATCGATATTGGCGCATCCATTGCGTGTTCAGGGGTCTGTTTAACTGTCGTCGACAAAGGGACAGCCGAAGGCGAAGCTTGGTTTGATGTCGATGTTTCGGCGGAAAGCGTTAGCCGAACCCGCCCAGACATGTGGGCTCAAGGCGAGCGACTGAATATTGAACCGTCATTGCGGATGGGCGACGAATTGGGCGGCCACATTGTGACAGGCCACGTGGATTCCATTGGCGAAGTGGTTCTTTCCGAACGAAGCGGGGACAGTTGGAAAGTCGCTATTCGTGCGCGGGCCGAAATGGCGCCCTTCATCGCGGAGAAAGGATCCATCACGGTCGATGGCGTATCCTTGACGGTCAATGACGTGCGAGACAGGCCCGATGGCGCGTGCGACTTCTTGCTGAACATCATTCCCCATACCGGCGAAGTGACCACTTTGGGTCGATTGACCGAAGGCGCGAACGTCAATCTCGAGATTGATGTTCTGGCCCGCTATCTTAAGCGAATGCAGAGCCTAGCCGCCGCCAATTGA
- a CDS encoding OmpA family protein has translation MKFTANTSMMTATMSSRALICAALLAVPAAAVSAQPVPVPAQGATEAEVLTTVYAPQPPALEGLAEGPELDGFISARNGNRVQVTTADGTNTIVTITDETSIRARGGFLGLGRDTLGADALLNGLPVQVRTRQWDGGLVASRVRFSDENLETATMIRSGTSQRFAENEMAIDENAQATQALRGRFGDIDQYNIRGTTNVYFDSGRSNLSPSARNQLCRAAAQAERTDNALLLVVGYTDSTGSQEVNQRLSEARASSVVNYLQQQCGWAPYRMLTPTGMAASDPAADNTTEYGKSQNRRVAVNVLVSKSVDGL, from the coding sequence ATGAAATTCACAGCCAACACATCCATGATGACTGCCACAATGTCATCAAGAGCGCTGATTTGTGCGGCATTGCTGGCCGTGCCGGCGGCGGCTGTTTCGGCGCAGCCTGTTCCTGTGCCTGCCCAAGGCGCAACAGAAGCCGAAGTTTTGACCACCGTATACGCGCCTCAACCACCTGCATTGGAAGGCCTTGCAGAAGGACCAGAGCTTGATGGATTTATCTCCGCACGCAATGGCAACCGGGTTCAGGTCACCACAGCCGACGGCACCAACACGATCGTCACGATCACCGACGAAACTAGCATCCGCGCACGCGGCGGCTTTCTGGGCCTTGGTCGGGACACATTGGGCGCTGACGCGCTATTGAATGGTTTGCCTGTTCAGGTGCGCACGCGCCAATGGGATGGTGGCCTTGTTGCCAGCCGTGTCCGTTTCTCTGACGAAAATCTTGAAACGGCCACCATGATCCGCAGCGGTACGTCGCAACGTTTTGCCGAAAATGAGATGGCCATCGATGAAAACGCGCAAGCAACCCAAGCGTTGCGCGGTCGCTTTGGCGATATCGATCAATACAATATCCGTGGCACAACCAATGTCTATTTTGACAGCGGGCGGTCCAATCTCTCGCCTAGCGCACGCAATCAATTGTGCCGCGCCGCAGCGCAAGCAGAGCGAACCGACAACGCGTTGTTGCTGGTCGTGGGATACACCGATTCGACGGGCAGTCAGGAAGTGAACCAGCGGTTGAGCGAAGCCCGCGCATCCAGCGTGGTAAACTACCTGCAACAACAATGCGGTTGGGCCCCATATCGCATGTTGACCCCAACCGGCATGGCGGCATCGGACCCTGCGGCGGACAACACAACCGAATACGGTAAATCGCAAAATCGCCGTGTCGCTGTGAATGTCTTGGTCAGCAAGAGCGTCGATGGATTGTAA